In Granulicatella elegans, one genomic interval encodes:
- the ftsH gene encoding ATP-dependent zinc metalloprotease FtsH: MNTNNNRQIFRNGLMYIMIFVAIVGLVSWFNQGSNGQTTEVSYTQFIQELKKGDIKEIKMQYANSVYTITGEYKEAKENTNTTSKGLSVFDKRSSKTSNFKTTVLPNDGTVTEINNAAQQAGTQITTLPESQSGVWLSLFLQVVIPIAIFGFLMYNVFSSQMGQGGPRGVMNFGRSKATDQKQKVKVRFSDVAGAEEEKQELVEVVEFLKDPRKFTALGARIPAGVLLEGPPGTGKTLLAKAVAGEANVPFFSISGSEFVEMFVGVGASRVRDLFENAKKNAPAIIFIDEIDAVGRQRGTGMGGGHDEREQTLNQLLVEMDGFEGTEGVIVIAATNRSDVLDPALLRPGRFDRQVLVGRPDVKGREAILKVHARNKKLAKEVDLKVIAQQTPGFSGAELENLLNEAALVAARRDKKSIDKLDVDEAHDRVIAGPAKKDRAISEKERKMVAFHEAGHTVVGMVLSDARVVHKVTIVPRGRAGGYAIMLPKEDRFLLTKKELFEQVVGLLGGRAAEEFIFNEKTTGASNDFEQATGIVRSMITEYGMYDELGTVQYEGHHQVFIGRDYGQTKAYSEQVAFEIDNAVRSIMKEAYAKALQILEEHQEQLTLIAEKLLELETLDERTIKALFETGEMPTEDVEEEYPSEVQAASFEETKKALEKREASKQEDFEEKSDSDTDSEQE; encoded by the coding sequence ATGAATACAAATAATAATCGTCAAATATTTCGTAATGGACTAATGTATATTATGATTTTTGTGGCAATTGTTGGTTTAGTTTCTTGGTTTAATCAAGGTTCTAATGGACAAACGACAGAAGTTAGTTATACACAATTCATTCAAGAATTGAAAAAAGGTGACATTAAAGAAATTAAAATGCAGTATGCAAACTCCGTTTATACAATAACTGGAGAATATAAAGAAGCAAAAGAAAATACAAATACAACTTCTAAAGGTTTATCTGTATTTGATAAAAGATCTTCTAAAACTTCGAATTTTAAAACAACCGTTTTACCAAATGATGGAACGGTAACAGAAATTAATAATGCAGCTCAACAAGCAGGCACTCAAATTACGACTCTTCCTGAAAGTCAGTCTGGAGTTTGGTTATCATTATTTTTACAGGTAGTAATTCCAATTGCGATTTTTGGATTTTTAATGTATAACGTATTTTCAAGTCAAATGGGACAAGGTGGCCCACGTGGTGTAATGAATTTTGGTCGTTCAAAAGCAACCGATCAAAAACAAAAAGTAAAAGTTCGTTTCTCAGATGTAGCAGGAGCGGAAGAAGAAAAACAAGAATTAGTAGAAGTAGTAGAATTCTTAAAAGACCCTCGTAAATTTACAGCTCTTGGAGCTCGTATTCCCGCAGGTGTCTTATTAGAAGGCCCTCCAGGGACAGGTAAAACGTTATTAGCAAAAGCGGTTGCTGGTGAAGCAAATGTACCATTCTTCTCAATTTCAGGTTCTGAATTTGTTGAAATGTTCGTAGGGGTAGGGGCAAGCCGTGTTCGTGATTTATTTGAAAATGCGAAGAAAAACGCTCCAGCTATTATCTTTATTGATGAAATCGATGCTGTTGGTCGTCAACGTGGTACAGGTATGGGTGGAGGTCACGATGAACGTGAACAAACTCTAAACCAATTATTAGTTGAAATGGATGGTTTTGAAGGAACAGAAGGCGTCATCGTGATTGCTGCAACAAACCGTTCAGATGTACTAGACCCTGCTTTATTACGTCCAGGACGCTTTGACCGTCAAGTGTTAGTAGGTCGTCCAGATGTTAAAGGACGTGAAGCTATTCTGAAAGTTCATGCTAGAAATAAAAAATTAGCAAAAGAAGTGGACTTGAAAGTGATTGCTCAACAAACTCCAGGATTTTCTGGTGCTGAATTAGAAAACTTATTAAATGAAGCGGCGTTAGTAGCTGCAAGAAGAGATAAAAAATCTATTGATAAATTAGATGTCGATGAAGCACATGATCGTGTGATTGCAGGACCGGCGAAAAAAGATCGTGCGATTAGTGAAAAAGAACGTAAAATGGTTGCTTTCCACGAAGCTGGTCATACAGTTGTGGGGATGGTATTGAGTGATGCACGTGTTGTTCATAAAGTAACAATTGTTCCTCGTGGACGTGCAGGTGGATATGCGATTATGCTTCCAAAAGAAGATCGCTTCTTATTGACTAAAAAAGAATTATTCGAGCAAGTGGTTGGATTACTTGGGGGACGTGCTGCTGAAGAATTTATCTTTAATGAGAAAACAACAGGAGCAAGTAATGATTTTGAACAAGCAACTGGAATCGTTCGTAGTATGATTACAGAGTACGGAATGTATGATGAATTAGGAACGGTTCAATATGAAGGACATCATCAAGTCTTTATTGGACGTGATTATGGACAAACAAAAGCATATTCAGAACAAGTGGCTTTTGAAATTGACAATGCTGTTCGCTCTATTATGAAAGAAGCTTATGCAAAAGCTTTACAAATTTTAGAAGAACATCAAGAGCAATTAACGCTCATTGCTGAAAAATTATTAGAATTAGAAACTCTAGACGAACGCACGATTAAAGCATTGTTTGAAACTGGAGAAATGCCAACAGAAGATGTGGAGGAAGAGTATCCGAGTGAAGTACAAGCAGCAAGTTTTGAAGAAACTAAAAAAGCTTTAGAAAAACGTGAAGCTTCAAAACAAGAGGATTTTGAAGAAAAATCTGATTCAGATACGGATTCAGAACAAGAATAA
- the hpt gene encoding hypoxanthine phosphoribosyltransferase produces MLDNYIAEVVVSKKELEETIEKLGKTLTAEYQDKNPLVICILKGAIFFMTDLVRAMDCDLEVDFMDVSSYGDAFESSGEVRILKDLDQSVKDRHVLIVEDIIDTGRALAHVVELLKHRQAASVKIVTLLDKQERRVIAIDADYVGVEVPNKFVVGYGLDYKQNLRNLPYIGVLKPEVYES; encoded by the coding sequence ATGTTAGATAATTATATTGCAGAAGTAGTTGTCAGCAAGAAAGAATTAGAAGAAACAATTGAAAAATTAGGGAAGACTTTAACAGCAGAGTATCAAGATAAAAATCCATTAGTCATTTGTATTTTAAAAGGAGCTATTTTCTTTATGACAGACCTTGTTCGTGCGATGGACTGTGATTTAGAAGTAGATTTTATGGATGTATCTAGTTATGGAGATGCATTTGAATCAAGTGGTGAAGTTCGTATTTTGAAAGATTTAGATCAAAGTGTAAAAGATCGTCACGTGTTAATTGTAGAAGATATTATTGATACAGGTCGTGCTTTAGCGCATGTGGTTGAACTATTAAAACATCGTCAAGCAGCAAGTGTTAAAATCGTAACATTATTAGATAAACAAGAACGTCGTGTTATTGCTATTGATGCGGATTATGTTGGAGTGGAAGTTCCAAATAAATTTGTAGTGGGTTATGGTTTAGATTACAAACAAAACTTAAGAAACTTGCCATATATTGGCGTATTAAAACCAGAAGTGTATGAATCATAA